The following proteins are co-located in the Vigna angularis cultivar LongXiaoDou No.4 chromosome 2, ASM1680809v1, whole genome shotgun sequence genome:
- the LOC108328193 gene encoding glycerol-3-phosphate dehydrogenase [NAD(+)] isoform X3: MWVFEEKLPSGEKLTDVINKTNENVKYLPGIKLGKNVVADPDLENAVKGANMLVFVTPHQFVEGICKRLAGKIRADAEGISLIKGMEVKKEGPSLISNLITKQLGINCSVLMGANIANEIAMEKFSEATVGYNQNKSAADRWVQLFCTPYFNVTAVQDVEGVELCGTLKNAVAIAAGFVDGLEMGNNTKAAIMRIGLKEMMTFSKMCFPSVKDSTFFESCGVADLITTCMGGRNRKVADAYARNGGKRSFDELEAEMLQGQKLQGVLTAKEVHEVLSSRGWLHVFPLFSAVHAISTGRLPPSAIVKISEENLRHVQLVSSL; the protein is encoded by the exons ATGTGGGTATTCGAGGAAAAATTGCCAAGCGGGGAGAAGCTCACAGATGTTATCAACAAAACCAAT GAGAATGTTAAGTATCTCCCTGGGATTAAGCTTGGTAAAAATGTTGTTGCAGATCCAGACCTTGAAAATGCAG TTAAGGGTGCCAACATGCTGGTGTTTGTAACCCCACATCAATTCGTGGAAGGAATATGCAAGAGGCTTGCAGGGAAAATAAGGGCAGATGCAGAGGGAATTTCTCTTATCAAAGGGATGGAGGTCAAGAAAGAAGGGCCAAGCTTGATCTCAAATCTCATTACCAAACAATTAGGAATTAATTGTTCAGTTTTAATGGGGGCCAACATAGCAAATGAG ATAGCAATGGAGAAATTTAGTGAAGCAACAGTTggatataatcaaaacaaatcaGCAGCAGATAGATGGGTTCAGTTGTTTTGCACTCCTTATTTCAATGTGACAGCT GTCCAGGATGTTGAAGGCGTCGAACTCTGTGGAACTCTGAAAAATGCTGTGGCCATAGCTGCAG GTTTTGTTGATGGCTTGGAGATGGGGAATAACACAAAA GCTGCAATAATGAGAATTGGCCTGAAAGAGATGATGACATTTTCAAAGATGTGTTTTCCATCTGTTAAGGATAGTACCTTTTTTGAGAGCTGTGGTGTAGCTGATCTTATCACAACATGCA TGGGAGGGAGAAATAGGAAAGTTGCCGATGCTTATGCCAGAAATGGAGGGAAGAG GTCTTTTGATGAGCTTGAAGCAGAGATGCTTCAAGGCCAGAAATTGCAG GGTGTCTTAACTGCAAAAGAGGTGCATGAGGTTCTAAGTAGTCGCGGATGGCTACACGTTTTTCCTCTCTTCTCAGCAGTGCATGCAATCAGCACAGGTCGTCTTCCACCATCAGCCATAGTTAAAATCAGTGAAGAAAACCTCAG GCATGTACAATTAGTAAGCTCGCTTTAG
- the LOC108328193 gene encoding glycerol-3-phosphate dehydrogenase [NAD(+)] isoform X2, with the protein MYKVTVIGSGNWGSVAAKLIACNTVRLDSFHDEVRMWVFEEKLPSGEKLTDVINKTNENVKYLPGIKLGKNVVADPDLENAVKGANMLVFVTPHQFVEGICKRLAGKIRADAEGISLIKGMEVKKEGPSLISNLITKQLGINCSVLMGANIANEIAMEKFSEATVGYNQNKSAADRWVQLFCTPYFNVTAVQDVEGVELCGTLKNAVAIAAGFVDGLEMGNNTKAAIMRIGLKEMMTFSKMCFPSVKDSTFFESCGVADLITTCMGGRNRKVADAYARNGGKRSFDELEAEMLQGQKLQGVLTAKEVHEVLSSRGWLHVFPLFSAVHAISTGRLPPSAIVKISEENLSYKLNL; encoded by the exons ATGTATAAAGTCACTGTTATTGGTAGCGGCAATTGGGGCAGTGTTGCGGCAAAGCTTATCGCCTGCAACACCGTGAGACTTGATTCTTTCCAtg ATGAAGTGAGAATGTGGGTATTCGAGGAAAAATTGCCAAGCGGGGAGAAGCTCACAGATGTTATCAACAAAACCAAT GAGAATGTTAAGTATCTCCCTGGGATTAAGCTTGGTAAAAATGTTGTTGCAGATCCAGACCTTGAAAATGCAG TTAAGGGTGCCAACATGCTGGTGTTTGTAACCCCACATCAATTCGTGGAAGGAATATGCAAGAGGCTTGCAGGGAAAATAAGGGCAGATGCAGAGGGAATTTCTCTTATCAAAGGGATGGAGGTCAAGAAAGAAGGGCCAAGCTTGATCTCAAATCTCATTACCAAACAATTAGGAATTAATTGTTCAGTTTTAATGGGGGCCAACATAGCAAATGAG ATAGCAATGGAGAAATTTAGTGAAGCAACAGTTggatataatcaaaacaaatcaGCAGCAGATAGATGGGTTCAGTTGTTTTGCACTCCTTATTTCAATGTGACAGCT GTCCAGGATGTTGAAGGCGTCGAACTCTGTGGAACTCTGAAAAATGCTGTGGCCATAGCTGCAG GTTTTGTTGATGGCTTGGAGATGGGGAATAACACAAAA GCTGCAATAATGAGAATTGGCCTGAAAGAGATGATGACATTTTCAAAGATGTGTTTTCCATCTGTTAAGGATAGTACCTTTTTTGAGAGCTGTGGTGTAGCTGATCTTATCACAACATGCA TGGGAGGGAGAAATAGGAAAGTTGCCGATGCTTATGCCAGAAATGGAGGGAAGAG GTCTTTTGATGAGCTTGAAGCAGAGATGCTTCAAGGCCAGAAATTGCAG GGTGTCTTAACTGCAAAAGAGGTGCATGAGGTTCTAAGTAGTCGCGGATGGCTACACGTTTTTCCTCTCTTCTCAGCAGTGCATGCAATCAGCACAGGTCGTCTTCCACCATCAGCCATAGTTAAAATCAGTGAAGAAAACCTCAG TTACAAACTTAACCTGTAG
- the LOC108328193 gene encoding glycerol-3-phosphate dehydrogenase [NAD(+)] isoform X1 has protein sequence MYKVTVIGSGNWGSVAAKLIACNTVRLDSFHDEVRMWVFEEKLPSGEKLTDVINKTNENVKYLPGIKLGKNVVADPDLENAVKGANMLVFVTPHQFVEGICKRLAGKIRADAEGISLIKGMEVKKEGPSLISNLITKQLGINCSVLMGANIANEIAMEKFSEATVGYNQNKSAADRWVQLFCTPYFNVTAVQDVEGVELCGTLKNAVAIAAGFVDGLEMGNNTKAAIMRIGLKEMMTFSKMCFPSVKDSTFFESCGVADLITTCMGGRNRKVADAYARNGGKRSFDELEAEMLQGQKLQGVLTAKEVHEVLSSRGWLHVFPLFSAVHAISTGRLPPSAIVKISEENLRHVQLVSSL, from the exons ATGTATAAAGTCACTGTTATTGGTAGCGGCAATTGGGGCAGTGTTGCGGCAAAGCTTATCGCCTGCAACACCGTGAGACTTGATTCTTTCCAtg ATGAAGTGAGAATGTGGGTATTCGAGGAAAAATTGCCAAGCGGGGAGAAGCTCACAGATGTTATCAACAAAACCAAT GAGAATGTTAAGTATCTCCCTGGGATTAAGCTTGGTAAAAATGTTGTTGCAGATCCAGACCTTGAAAATGCAG TTAAGGGTGCCAACATGCTGGTGTTTGTAACCCCACATCAATTCGTGGAAGGAATATGCAAGAGGCTTGCAGGGAAAATAAGGGCAGATGCAGAGGGAATTTCTCTTATCAAAGGGATGGAGGTCAAGAAAGAAGGGCCAAGCTTGATCTCAAATCTCATTACCAAACAATTAGGAATTAATTGTTCAGTTTTAATGGGGGCCAACATAGCAAATGAG ATAGCAATGGAGAAATTTAGTGAAGCAACAGTTggatataatcaaaacaaatcaGCAGCAGATAGATGGGTTCAGTTGTTTTGCACTCCTTATTTCAATGTGACAGCT GTCCAGGATGTTGAAGGCGTCGAACTCTGTGGAACTCTGAAAAATGCTGTGGCCATAGCTGCAG GTTTTGTTGATGGCTTGGAGATGGGGAATAACACAAAA GCTGCAATAATGAGAATTGGCCTGAAAGAGATGATGACATTTTCAAAGATGTGTTTTCCATCTGTTAAGGATAGTACCTTTTTTGAGAGCTGTGGTGTAGCTGATCTTATCACAACATGCA TGGGAGGGAGAAATAGGAAAGTTGCCGATGCTTATGCCAGAAATGGAGGGAAGAG GTCTTTTGATGAGCTTGAAGCAGAGATGCTTCAAGGCCAGAAATTGCAG GGTGTCTTAACTGCAAAAGAGGTGCATGAGGTTCTAAGTAGTCGCGGATGGCTACACGTTTTTCCTCTCTTCTCAGCAGTGCATGCAATCAGCACAGGTCGTCTTCCACCATCAGCCATAGTTAAAATCAGTGAAGAAAACCTCAG GCATGTACAATTAGTAAGCTCGCTTTAG